The sequence below is a genomic window from Nitrospirota bacterium.
ATCTGCACACGTCCACAAGTAATGTGGTTTATTGTGTTGTAACTAACGTATCATCAAGTCCGGTAAATGGTTCGTTTACAACAATGTCAGTAGAGAATGGCACAGCCACCCAAACGACAGGTACCAGCTTTAGCGTAGATGCAAAAACGACACAACTGATGACATTTTCAGGCAGCACGTTAACAACAGGTACTTCTACAATCACAATATCGGATGTATCGGCAAGCACAATATCAGGATATAGCGGAAAATTAGCATTTATCGGGACATCATCACCTGGTGACACAGAGTTCGGAGGGGGAGTAACGGCTTCAACTGTGTCATGCACTGATGTTCCTATGAGCTGTTTTCAGGGCACGACATCACCGAAGCGTAATCTGGTTGGGCATAACTGCGAGGATGGCACCAATAAGTTTGCATACTAACAGAGGGCTATAAATCCAGGGGGGGGTGGTGTTAAAACGCCATCCCCCGACACTTATACGTTTTTTTTCAAAAACTCTTTTAATTCATCCAGGGAACCAGTTTTCTTAAATATTTTAAAACAGGAAAAAACTACAAAAATAGGTGTTAAAAATAAAAGACTTAAAGCCGGGTGGAACGATAACTACATGGATAATATTATTTTCTCTTGAAATGAGTTTGCCCTGTTAGTTGTTGTTGATTTTGTTATATAATTTGTTTTAAATTATATCGAAGTCTATGTGTATATAAAAACTGTGGTGTAGGGAGCATTAGATAATGGCAGAAGAAAAAAAGGAACCATGGCTTAATTGGCTAGCCATGACAACAGTGCTGTTTGCCGTCCTGGCCACTTTGTCCACATTTAAAGGTGGCAGCTATTCAACCAAATCGCTGCTCTTTCAATCACAGGCATCAGATGAGTGGGCGTACTTTCAGTCAAAGAGCATAAAAAGCTATATATACGAGGCACAGAAAGACCGATACGAATCAGAATTAAAATACTCTGAACCTAAACTATCAGACGTTCAACAAAAACACTACAATGAAAAAATAGCTGCCTTCGGTGAGAAGATAAAAAAGTACGAAAGCGAGAAAAAAGCAATCGCTGCCGAGGCTAAAAAACTTGAACAGCAGCGCGATGAGGCAAAGAATCATTCCCAGGCATTTGGCATGGCCGTCATATTCCTTCAGATAGCTATTCTGATAGGCTCTATATCGGCTCTTATGAAAAAGAAAACCCTGTGGTATGTCAGTATTATTATAGGCATAGCGGGGATTTTTAACTTCATTAACGGATTTATGTTGTTTTTATCTGTGTGATCTGTAGCAATAATTTTCTAAGTTAATACTGTCAATGCTCCATTCTTAAATTACTATCAGTGAAGAGGGCTATTATGATAGACAAAGAGAAATTAAAGAAATATTTAAAATCAATGAAAAAGCCTCAGTCCTTTGGAGAGCTGTCAAAACGGCTATGTGGAACATCGAAAGAGACCCGCCTGCTTAAAAAATATCTTAGGGAACAGTTGCGCCTTGGAGCAGTGGTGAGAACCAAAAACGGGCACTACGGGCCTGCAGAGGGGATGGGTCTTGCCACTGGTTATTTTGAGGCCCACAGGGGAGGATATGGGTTTGTAATTGTGGATAAATCCGGAGAGAGGGACATTTTTATTCCCGGCAGGAAGACAAACGGAGCAATGGACAATGACCGTGTGATTGTGAGAATGGAGGACACCAGAAGGCGAGAGGGCTCCATAGTGCAGGTGGTTGAGCGGGTTAGCGATAAGGTCTTTGGACGGGTTGATTATGTTGGAAATGCTTGTTATCTTAAGCCAAAGAATAAGACAATTATGTTTGACCTGTTTATACCGGAAAAAGACACGCTAAACGCAAAGTCCGGCGATAATGTAATAGCTGAAATAACAGACTATGGAAATTCAAGCAGGCCGCCGACAGGGAAAATCACAAAAATCCTGACAGTCCCTGAGGGACCAAAATCTGAGATAGACATGATAGCCGAGGAGTTTCATCTGCCTGTCAGATTCCCTAAGGCTGTCTCATCTGAGGCAAAAGCCTTGCCGGATAACATTACATCGGATATGATTACTGAACGCATGGATTTACGCGAACTTAACACAGTTACAATAGATGGGGAAAGGGCAAGGGATTTTGATGACGCAATATCAATAGTGAAAGAGGGGTTTGAGTATAAGCTCTACGTGCATATTGCCGATGTAAGCCACTTTGTGCCGTGGGAGAGTGCTCTTGATACAGAGGCACGTAAGCGCGGCACGTCGGTTTATTTTCCAGACAGAGTAATCCCGATGTTTCCCAAACGGCTTTCTGAGGAACTGTGCAGCCTTAAGCCAAAAGTTGACCGCCTGGCTTTTACCGCGGAAATGTGTTTCAGGGAGGACGGCTCAAGAAGCTCTGCAAATTTTTATCCCTCAGTGATACGAAGCAATGAAAGGATGACCTATACCGCGGTTAAAGAGATACTTATTGATAAGAATGAGCGACAGAGAAAAAAATATGCCGCACTCTTGCCGGAATTTGAGTTTATGGAGGAGTTATGCCATAAGTTAAGGGCAGTGCGGCTTAAGCGGGGCAGTCTTGATTTTGATCTGCCTGAGCCTGAGATAATACTTGATATGCAGGGGGGGCTCCAAAGTATAGCCGGAACGGATAGAAACTTTGCGCATTTTATCGTCGAGGAGTTTATGATAGCCGCTAATGAGGCGGTTAGCGGCTTTTTGGAATCGCTTAAGATTCCGACAGTTTTCAGAATTCATGAAGCGCCTGATGAAAGAAAACTCGATGAAATAATAAAAGTCCTCAAATGCACTATATCATGGAGCAAAAACCGGATATCTGCCTCAGATTTTCCTAAAATAATAGCAAAAGCCTCGGAAACCCCTTTTAAGGAGGTAATTAATTATCTGGTATTAAGGAGTTTGAAACAGGCACGGTACTCAACAGTAAATGAAAGGCACTTTGGACTTGCCTCAGTTAGCTATACGCACTTTACATCTCCCATAAGGCGGTACCCTGATCTGGTTGTGCACAGAGTGCTCAGGGAGGCTTTAACAATGGGGACTCACAGTGGGAAACAAAAGGAGTTTTTAAAAAAATTATCCGATATAGCTTTTCACTGTTCCCACAGGGAGAGGGTAGCTGAGGAGGCGGAAAGAGAAACGATAAATGCGTTGCGGGTTTGGTTTTTAAAAGACAGCGTGGGAGAGAAGTTTACGGGTAAAATTGTGGGAATAAACGCAAGAGGGCTAAGAGTGAGACTGGATGGCCACTTCATAGACGGCATGGTGGAGGTCTCTCAGATGTTTGATGACTACTATGTGTTTGATGACAAGAACCTGACTCTAAGAGGAAAAAACACAAAGAAGGTGTTTTCAATAGGCAGCATGGTTACTGTATGGATAGAGAGTGTGGATATGCAAGAGAGGGAAATATTTTTTAGTTTTCGGGGGCTGAACTAAAATAGCAGCAGCCTGTTAAAAGATAACAGACTGCTGCCAACATGTGCGATAACGCTGTCAGCGTATTGATGTGTTTAAACCCAAAAAGAACCTATAGGAATTTAC
It includes:
- a CDS encoding DUF4337 domain-containing protein — its product is MAEEKKEPWLNWLAMTTVLFAVLATLSTFKGGSYSTKSLLFQSQASDEWAYFQSKSIKSYIYEAQKDRYESELKYSEPKLSDVQQKHYNEKIAAFGEKIKKYESEKKAIAAEAKKLEQQRDEAKNHSQAFGMAVIFLQIAILIGSISALMKKKTLWYVSIIIGIAGIFNFINGFMLFLSV
- the rnr gene encoding ribonuclease R — protein: MIDKEKLKKYLKSMKKPQSFGELSKRLCGTSKETRLLKKYLREQLRLGAVVRTKNGHYGPAEGMGLATGYFEAHRGGYGFVIVDKSGERDIFIPGRKTNGAMDNDRVIVRMEDTRRREGSIVQVVERVSDKVFGRVDYVGNACYLKPKNKTIMFDLFIPEKDTLNAKSGDNVIAEITDYGNSSRPPTGKITKILTVPEGPKSEIDMIAEEFHLPVRFPKAVSSEAKALPDNITSDMITERMDLRELNTVTIDGERARDFDDAISIVKEGFEYKLYVHIADVSHFVPWESALDTEARKRGTSVYFPDRVIPMFPKRLSEELCSLKPKVDRLAFTAEMCFREDGSRSSANFYPSVIRSNERMTYTAVKEILIDKNERQRKKYAALLPEFEFMEELCHKLRAVRLKRGSLDFDLPEPEIILDMQGGLQSIAGTDRNFAHFIVEEFMIAANEAVSGFLESLKIPTVFRIHEAPDERKLDEIIKVLKCTISWSKNRISASDFPKIIAKASETPFKEVINYLVLRSLKQARYSTVNERHFGLASVSYTHFTSPIRRYPDLVVHRVLREALTMGTHSGKQKEFLKKLSDIAFHCSHRERVAEEAERETINALRVWFLKDSVGEKFTGKIVGINARGLRVRLDGHFIDGMVEVSQMFDDYYVFDDKNLTLRGKNTKKVFSIGSMVTVWIESVDMQEREIFFSFRGLN